A single Euwallacea similis isolate ESF13 chromosome 1, ESF131.1, whole genome shotgun sequence DNA region contains:
- the LOC136420211 gene encoding calponin homology domain-containing protein DDB_G0272472-like isoform X3 has protein sequence MEYDKHIKRLVLGYLKNECKNSYKIFLRTHFHNQHKHVATRVAGQTLEDILQTYSRIHDIVQGHLEDTNYYKDRRNEISPIYLVDQLLYLLEYDRPLTPTSTIRDRSSVAPSLANTHHEEEEEEHRSDVETTPEHSLPGNLHSSDENHHFRTPFSNPSPVFRTPYLEKLPTSEHHTISTVMSKELLKNKNFPKKLAQSINMVLNTPERSTCRNDTSKSHGLDKTVIKDVLHRTEADPMFEDLLNDFFGPIGSTIEKALVPEVAMSSSSSTTTESPSPFKQIPAMNEHDTEPPYSASTENPNNLVMHSNQNGCISTQQKSSSESSSALQALTETPNQHETITSVPFTAASSTQTDLVQQQFYIVNQPVVIPQPMQIMPVPVSNSMIKDINQKVKNGVGTLTEQEIMAMPTIFLNEQNEITYAETQCDSNKQKEVQNLKEYINVFGLGDHSPVIKQPRKKSVKNVQIRPTPSIKVEIFQRNSPLKVPIPLPDLSNSSYNDNNIKSNSPNSKKEKRSNSPSTDSSNKSFADENRPNILNAICTPSPIVSAVKKPTPKSSSHVRSLTFPSPIRRTNEKSDENRNSPSGVNKQQATKDLFNDKNENEKRQENNEREKIKRSLPRQVKSSKKAVVKKCSPLKDGKKLSWDADLRMLAASSPCGNVQDTPSRKTSLKSVKKRPVECRTLETEAKTLKGVLKTPRKTPSRSKKVKSNKQQSDNQKTEIPTKNEEPTEKLTMESKKVLLSPSKLCNNASKRNMDVDSITPNNPKEGSNQLISNARKNINALLDTPLKEIEPLNEKPSVETSTTPFTPMLKANLQGLAMTDNFTIETPDFPVTPGLSIMETSITNYCILNDTETNKVTEAIVLSEEKKSSVRKTDDEEVEVSPKVYSCKVVLEEFNRSQVGKKNLELLDSKGVHWEGSSEKEEKSESTCSSESNGDCNNTVIGITSVDVRSSLVKRGGKSMKMLKSQLLDSENDTTVCFEESFTEAEKKEPLLKIAPDIVNSNATIKTRTSSISKLNKIEKPSVGTDSEIVSNTTYKERIYNNMGALCKAIEEACGEVKRRQSSSETAKADGKEDQKFQEGLRLKNVLSIALEKCSSFLDNSILKNELEEKRKLVLKLEKAMSEKSASRRKSMTPQSTSKARSSKQKGTAPKKLVKNSKEVLTDEKKRDSQDEFFQKSGTNLHRTNRQRTTSEESKSLNEFEEQSGETVIKNQIQKEEEKSFWDELQMELQSEEITVVYNYENISNKVSKDYLNVDLKGKAFRLEVPLTDGSTQPVDISVTPYRTLWEILPKSDSKEDNCSDSDCVRTDDQRCLRKRKHRSDSSNSNSSTKKKKPLLGTYLNNKNIEVVLSMLHGPSDKT, from the exons ATGGAATATGACAAACATATAAAACGATTGGTATTAG GCTACTTGAAGAATGAATGCAAAAACTCTTACAAAATATTCTTGAGAACCCATTTCCATAATCAACATAAACATGTAGCCACCAGAGTAGCTGGACAAACTTTGGAAGATATTTTACAAACTTATTCCAGAATACATGATATTG TACAAGGACATTTAGAGGATACAAACTATTATAAAGACCGTCGAAATGAAATATCCCCTATTTACTTGGTTGATCAGTTATTGTATTTATTAGAATATGACAGACCTTTGACCCCAACTTCCACAATCAGAGACAG GTCTTCAGTAGCACCATCACTTGCCAATACACATCATGAAGAAGAAGAGGAAGAGCACCGAAGTGATGTGGAAACAACTCCTGAACATAGTTTGCCAGGAAATTTACACAGCAGTGATGAGAACCATCATTTTAGAACGCCATTCAGTAATCCTAGTCCTGTTTTCAGGACTCcatatcttgaaaaattaccCACTTCTGAACATCACACAATTTCAACT GTAATGTcaaaagaacttttaaaaaacaaaaattttcctaaaaaactCGCTCAAAGCATTAACATGGTGTTAAATACACCTGAGAGAAGTACCTGTAGAAATGATACCAGCAAGTCTCATGGCTTGGATAAAACAGTTATTAAAGATGTTCTTCATAGAACAGAAGCAGATCCAATGTTTGAAGACTTacttaatgatttttttg GACCAATTGGGAGCACTATTGAAAAGGCCTTAGTACCTGAAGTTGCTATGTCTTCAAGCAG tagTACTACAACTGAAAGTCCCAGtccttttaaacaaataccTGCAATGAATGAACATGATACAGAGCCACCTTACTCAGCTTCCACAGAGAATCCAAACAATTTGGTTATGCATTCAAACcaaaatggctgtatttcaaCTCAACAGAAATCTTCGTCAGAGTCATCTTCTGCTCTTCAAGCATTGACAGAAACTCCCAATCAGCATGAAACCATCACTTCAGTTCCTTTTACTGCAGCAAGTTCGACTCAAACAGATCTAGTGCAACAgcaattttatattgtaaatCAGCCTGTAGTGATACCACAGCCAATGCAGATTATGCCAGTTCCGGTATCAAATTCAATGATAAAGGATATTAATCAGAAGGTCAAGAATGGAGTAGGCACTTTAACTGAGCAAGAGATAATGGCCATGcctactatttttttaaatgaacagaATGAAATTACTTATGCTG AAACGCAATGTGACTCTAACAAGCAAAAGGAAGTGCAGAATTTAAAGGAATATATTAACGTGTTCGGATTGGGTGACCACAGCCCCGTAATCAAGCAACCGCGGAAAAAATCCGTCAAGAACGTTCAAATAAGACCCACTCCGTCAATAAAAGTAGAGATTTTCCAACGCAATTCTCCTCTTAAAGTTCCAATTCCATTACCAGATTTAAGTAATTCCTCTTACAATGATAACAACATTAAAAGCAATTCTCCGAACTCCAAAAAAGAGAAGCGATCTAACTCACCTTCAACTGATAGTAGCAATAAATCTTTTGCAGATGAAAATAGACcgaatattttgaatgcaATTTGCACCCCTTCTCCTATAGTATCTGCTGTTAAAAAACCCACTCCCAAAAGTAGTTCTCATGTGAGAAGCTTGACATTCCCATCTCCTATTCGAAGGACCAATGAGAAGTCTGATGAGAACCGAAACTCGCCTTCTGGAGTCAACAAACAGCAGGCGACTAAAGATCTTTTCAAtgacaaaaacgaaaatgaaaaaagacaGGAAAATAATGAACGTGAAAAAATTAAGCGGAGTTTACCAAGGCAAGTTAAATCTTCAAAGAAAGCTGTCGTTAAAAAATGCAGTCCGTTGAaagatggaaaaaaattaagctgGGATGCAGATTTGAGGATGTTGGCAGCTTCATCTCCCTGCGGCAATGTGCAGGACACTCCGAGCAGGAAAACCTCATTGAAGAGTGTTAAAAAACGACCTGTGGAATGTAGGACTTTGGAAACGGAGGCTAAAACTCTTAAAGGAGTGTTGAAAACACCAAGGAAGACTCCTAGTAgaagtaaaaaagttaaaagcaATAAGCAGCAGTCAGACAaccaaaaaactgaaataccAACAAAAAATGAAGAGCCAACAGAGAAGTTAACTATGGAATCTAAGAAGGTACTACTGTCTCCCTCCAAACTGTGTAACAATGCTAGTAAAAGAAACATGGATGTAGATAGTATAACCCCAAATAACCCCAAAGAAGGTTCTAATCAATTAATTTCCAACGCTCGTAAAAACATCAATGCCCTATTAGATACTCCGTTAAAAGAGATAGAACCTTTAAATGAAAAACCTTCAGTTGAAACCAGCACCACTCCATTCACACCAATGCTCAAAGCCAACCTCCAAGGCCTCGCCATGACCGATAACTTCACAATAGAGACGCCAGACTTCCCGGTAACCCCTGGTTTATCTATCATGGAGACCAGCATCACGAACTATTGCATCCTGAACGACACAGAAACGAATAAAGTCACAGAAGCCATAGTCTTATCCGAGGAGAAGAAGTCCAGTGTGAGGAAAACTGATGATGAAGAGGTGGAGGTAAGCCCGAAAGTATACAGCTGCAAAGTGGTTTTGGAGGAATTCAATAGGAGTCAAGTGGGAAAGAAGAATTTGGAGTTATTGGACAGTAAAGGGGTACATTGGGAGGGGAGCAGTGAAAAAGAGGAGAAGAGCGAGAGCACTTGTAGCAGTGAGAGCAACGGGGATTGTAATAACACTGTGATAGGGATTACGAGTGTGGATGTTCGTAGTAGTTTGGTCAAAAGAGGGGGTAAGAGTATGAAGATGTTGAAGTCTCAACTGTTGGATTCGGAAAATGACACTACTGTGTGTTTTGAGGAATCATTTACAGAAGCAGAGAAGAAG GAACCTTTGCTCAAAATTGCACCTGATATAGTAAATTCTAACGCCACTATTAAAACGAGAACGTCCAGTATTTCGAagcttaataaaattgaaaaaccaaGCGTAGGTACTGATAGTGAAATAGTGTCAAATACCACTTACAAAGAGCGTATTTACAATAACATGGGGGCTCTTTGTAAGGCCATTGAGGAGGCATGCGGGGAAGTCAAAAGACGTCAGTCATCTAGTGAAACTGCAAAGGCAGATGGTAAGGAAGACCAAAAATTTCAGGAAGGATTAAGACTCAAGAATGTGTTAAGCATCGCTTTAGAAAAGTGTTCAA GTTTTCTAGATAAcagcattttaaaaaatgaactagAAGAAAAGCGTAAACTTGTTTTGAAGTTAGAAAAAGCAATGAGTGAAAAAAGTGCCAGCAGGAGAAAATCCATGACTCCTCAATCTACCTCAAAGGCAAGAAGCAGCAAGCAAAAAGGAACCGCTCCTAAGAAGCTGGTTAAAAACAGCAAGGAAGTATTAACAGATGAAAAGAAAAGGGATTCTCAAGACGAATTCTTCCAGAAAAGCGGTACAAACTTGCATAGAACCAACCGGCAGAGGACGACCTCTGAGGAAAGTAAAAGTCTTAATGAGTTTGAAG AACAATCTGGTGAAACTGtgattaaaaaccaaattcaaaaagaagaagaaaaatccttCTGGGATGAACTGCAAATGGAATTACAGTCAGAAGAAATAACCGTTGTCTATAATTAcgaaaatatctcaaataaaGTATCAAAAGACTACCTCAACGTGGACTTAAAAGGCAAAGCTTTCCGACTTGAAGTTCCACTTACTGATGGTTCCACTCAACCTGTGGACATATCTGTGACTCCCTATAGAACTTTGTGGGAAATTTTACCTAAAAGCGATAGTAAGGAGGACAATTGTAGCGATTCTGACTGTGTTCGAACTGATGATCAGAGATG CCTCAGGAAGCGGAAGCACAGATCTGATAGCTCCAATTCAAACTCCTCGaccaagaaaaaaaaaccgcTGTTGGGAACATATTTGAACAATAAGAATATTGAGGTGGTGCTGTCAATGTTGCATGGGCCTAGCGATAAAacgtag
- the LOC136420211 gene encoding calponin homology domain-containing protein DDB_G0272472-like isoform X1, with amino-acid sequence MEYDKHIKRLVLGYLKNECKNSYKIFLRTHFHNQHKHVATRVAGQTLEDILQTYSRIHDIVQGHLEDTNYYKDRRNEISPIYLVDQLLYLLEYDRPLTPTSTIRDRSSVAPSLANTHHEEEEEEHRSDVETTPEHSLPGNLHSSDENHHFRTPFSNPSPVFRTPYLEKLPTSEHHTISTVMSKELLKNKNFPKKLAQSINMVLNTPERSTCRNDTSKSHGLDKTVIKDVLHRTEADPMFEDLLNDFFVGPIGSTIEKALVPEVAMSSSSSTTTESPSPFKQIPAMNEHDTEPPYSASTENPNNLVMHSNQNGCISTQQKSSSESSSALQALTETPNQHETITSVPFTAASSTQTDLVQQQFYIVNQPVVIPQPMQIMPVPVSNSMIKDINQKVKNGVGTLTEQEIMAMPTIFLNEQNEITYAETQCDSNKQKEVQNLKEYINVFGLGDHSPVIKQPRKKSVKNVQIRPTPSIKVEIFQRNSPLKVPIPLPDLSNSSYNDNNIKSNSPNSKKEKRSNSPSTDSSNKSFADENRPNILNAICTPSPIVSAVKKPTPKSSSHVRSLTFPSPIRRTNEKSDENRNSPSGVNKQQATKDLFNDKNENEKRQENNEREKIKRSLPRQVKSSKKAVVKKCSPLKDGKKLSWDADLRMLAASSPCGNVQDTPSRKTSLKSVKKRPVECRTLETEAKTLKGVLKTPRKTPSRSKKVKSNKQQSDNQKTEIPTKNEEPTEKLTMESKKVLLSPSKLCNNASKRNMDVDSITPNNPKEGSNQLISNARKNINALLDTPLKEIEPLNEKPSVETSTTPFTPMLKANLQGLAMTDNFTIETPDFPVTPGLSIMETSITNYCILNDTETNKVTEAIVLSEEKKSSVRKTDDEEVEVSPKVYSCKVVLEEFNRSQVGKKNLELLDSKGVHWEGSSEKEEKSESTCSSESNGDCNNTVIGITSVDVRSSLVKRGGKSMKMLKSQLLDSENDTTVCFEESFTEAEKKEPLLKIAPDIVNSNATIKTRTSSISKLNKIEKPSVGTDSEIVSNTTYKERIYNNMGALCKAIEEACGEVKRRQSSSETAKADGKEDQKFQEGLRLKNVLSIALEKCSSFLDNSILKNELEEKRKLVLKLEKAMSEKSASRRKSMTPQSTSKARSSKQKGTAPKKLVKNSKEVLTDEKKRDSQDEFFQKSGTNLHRTNRQRTTSEESKSLNEFEEQSGETVIKNQIQKEEEKSFWDELQMELQSEEITVVYNYENISNKVSKDYLNVDLKGKAFRLEVPLTDGSTQPVDISVTPYRTLWEILPKSDSKEDNCSDSDCVRTDDQRCLRKRKHRSDSSNSNSSTKKKKPLLGTYLNNKNIEVVLSMLHGPSDKT; translated from the exons ATGGAATATGACAAACATATAAAACGATTGGTATTAG GCTACTTGAAGAATGAATGCAAAAACTCTTACAAAATATTCTTGAGAACCCATTTCCATAATCAACATAAACATGTAGCCACCAGAGTAGCTGGACAAACTTTGGAAGATATTTTACAAACTTATTCCAGAATACATGATATTG TACAAGGACATTTAGAGGATACAAACTATTATAAAGACCGTCGAAATGAAATATCCCCTATTTACTTGGTTGATCAGTTATTGTATTTATTAGAATATGACAGACCTTTGACCCCAACTTCCACAATCAGAGACAG GTCTTCAGTAGCACCATCACTTGCCAATACACATCATGAAGAAGAAGAGGAAGAGCACCGAAGTGATGTGGAAACAACTCCTGAACATAGTTTGCCAGGAAATTTACACAGCAGTGATGAGAACCATCATTTTAGAACGCCATTCAGTAATCCTAGTCCTGTTTTCAGGACTCcatatcttgaaaaattaccCACTTCTGAACATCACACAATTTCAACT GTAATGTcaaaagaacttttaaaaaacaaaaattttcctaaaaaactCGCTCAAAGCATTAACATGGTGTTAAATACACCTGAGAGAAGTACCTGTAGAAATGATACCAGCAAGTCTCATGGCTTGGATAAAACAGTTATTAAAGATGTTCTTCATAGAACAGAAGCAGATCCAATGTTTGAAGACTTacttaatgatttttttg TAGGACCAATTGGGAGCACTATTGAAAAGGCCTTAGTACCTGAAGTTGCTATGTCTTCAAGCAG tagTACTACAACTGAAAGTCCCAGtccttttaaacaaataccTGCAATGAATGAACATGATACAGAGCCACCTTACTCAGCTTCCACAGAGAATCCAAACAATTTGGTTATGCATTCAAACcaaaatggctgtatttcaaCTCAACAGAAATCTTCGTCAGAGTCATCTTCTGCTCTTCAAGCATTGACAGAAACTCCCAATCAGCATGAAACCATCACTTCAGTTCCTTTTACTGCAGCAAGTTCGACTCAAACAGATCTAGTGCAACAgcaattttatattgtaaatCAGCCTGTAGTGATACCACAGCCAATGCAGATTATGCCAGTTCCGGTATCAAATTCAATGATAAAGGATATTAATCAGAAGGTCAAGAATGGAGTAGGCACTTTAACTGAGCAAGAGATAATGGCCATGcctactatttttttaaatgaacagaATGAAATTACTTATGCTG AAACGCAATGTGACTCTAACAAGCAAAAGGAAGTGCAGAATTTAAAGGAATATATTAACGTGTTCGGATTGGGTGACCACAGCCCCGTAATCAAGCAACCGCGGAAAAAATCCGTCAAGAACGTTCAAATAAGACCCACTCCGTCAATAAAAGTAGAGATTTTCCAACGCAATTCTCCTCTTAAAGTTCCAATTCCATTACCAGATTTAAGTAATTCCTCTTACAATGATAACAACATTAAAAGCAATTCTCCGAACTCCAAAAAAGAGAAGCGATCTAACTCACCTTCAACTGATAGTAGCAATAAATCTTTTGCAGATGAAAATAGACcgaatattttgaatgcaATTTGCACCCCTTCTCCTATAGTATCTGCTGTTAAAAAACCCACTCCCAAAAGTAGTTCTCATGTGAGAAGCTTGACATTCCCATCTCCTATTCGAAGGACCAATGAGAAGTCTGATGAGAACCGAAACTCGCCTTCTGGAGTCAACAAACAGCAGGCGACTAAAGATCTTTTCAAtgacaaaaacgaaaatgaaaaaagacaGGAAAATAATGAACGTGAAAAAATTAAGCGGAGTTTACCAAGGCAAGTTAAATCTTCAAAGAAAGCTGTCGTTAAAAAATGCAGTCCGTTGAaagatggaaaaaaattaagctgGGATGCAGATTTGAGGATGTTGGCAGCTTCATCTCCCTGCGGCAATGTGCAGGACACTCCGAGCAGGAAAACCTCATTGAAGAGTGTTAAAAAACGACCTGTGGAATGTAGGACTTTGGAAACGGAGGCTAAAACTCTTAAAGGAGTGTTGAAAACACCAAGGAAGACTCCTAGTAgaagtaaaaaagttaaaagcaATAAGCAGCAGTCAGACAaccaaaaaactgaaataccAACAAAAAATGAAGAGCCAACAGAGAAGTTAACTATGGAATCTAAGAAGGTACTACTGTCTCCCTCCAAACTGTGTAACAATGCTAGTAAAAGAAACATGGATGTAGATAGTATAACCCCAAATAACCCCAAAGAAGGTTCTAATCAATTAATTTCCAACGCTCGTAAAAACATCAATGCCCTATTAGATACTCCGTTAAAAGAGATAGAACCTTTAAATGAAAAACCTTCAGTTGAAACCAGCACCACTCCATTCACACCAATGCTCAAAGCCAACCTCCAAGGCCTCGCCATGACCGATAACTTCACAATAGAGACGCCAGACTTCCCGGTAACCCCTGGTTTATCTATCATGGAGACCAGCATCACGAACTATTGCATCCTGAACGACACAGAAACGAATAAAGTCACAGAAGCCATAGTCTTATCCGAGGAGAAGAAGTCCAGTGTGAGGAAAACTGATGATGAAGAGGTGGAGGTAAGCCCGAAAGTATACAGCTGCAAAGTGGTTTTGGAGGAATTCAATAGGAGTCAAGTGGGAAAGAAGAATTTGGAGTTATTGGACAGTAAAGGGGTACATTGGGAGGGGAGCAGTGAAAAAGAGGAGAAGAGCGAGAGCACTTGTAGCAGTGAGAGCAACGGGGATTGTAATAACACTGTGATAGGGATTACGAGTGTGGATGTTCGTAGTAGTTTGGTCAAAAGAGGGGGTAAGAGTATGAAGATGTTGAAGTCTCAACTGTTGGATTCGGAAAATGACACTACTGTGTGTTTTGAGGAATCATTTACAGAAGCAGAGAAGAAG GAACCTTTGCTCAAAATTGCACCTGATATAGTAAATTCTAACGCCACTATTAAAACGAGAACGTCCAGTATTTCGAagcttaataaaattgaaaaaccaaGCGTAGGTACTGATAGTGAAATAGTGTCAAATACCACTTACAAAGAGCGTATTTACAATAACATGGGGGCTCTTTGTAAGGCCATTGAGGAGGCATGCGGGGAAGTCAAAAGACGTCAGTCATCTAGTGAAACTGCAAAGGCAGATGGTAAGGAAGACCAAAAATTTCAGGAAGGATTAAGACTCAAGAATGTGTTAAGCATCGCTTTAGAAAAGTGTTCAA GTTTTCTAGATAAcagcattttaaaaaatgaactagAAGAAAAGCGTAAACTTGTTTTGAAGTTAGAAAAAGCAATGAGTGAAAAAAGTGCCAGCAGGAGAAAATCCATGACTCCTCAATCTACCTCAAAGGCAAGAAGCAGCAAGCAAAAAGGAACCGCTCCTAAGAAGCTGGTTAAAAACAGCAAGGAAGTATTAACAGATGAAAAGAAAAGGGATTCTCAAGACGAATTCTTCCAGAAAAGCGGTACAAACTTGCATAGAACCAACCGGCAGAGGACGACCTCTGAGGAAAGTAAAAGTCTTAATGAGTTTGAAG AACAATCTGGTGAAACTGtgattaaaaaccaaattcaaaaagaagaagaaaaatccttCTGGGATGAACTGCAAATGGAATTACAGTCAGAAGAAATAACCGTTGTCTATAATTAcgaaaatatctcaaataaaGTATCAAAAGACTACCTCAACGTGGACTTAAAAGGCAAAGCTTTCCGACTTGAAGTTCCACTTACTGATGGTTCCACTCAACCTGTGGACATATCTGTGACTCCCTATAGAACTTTGTGGGAAATTTTACCTAAAAGCGATAGTAAGGAGGACAATTGTAGCGATTCTGACTGTGTTCGAACTGATGATCAGAGATG CCTCAGGAAGCGGAAGCACAGATCTGATAGCTCCAATTCAAACTCCTCGaccaagaaaaaaaaaccgcTGTTGGGAACATATTTGAACAATAAGAATATTGAGGTGGTGCTGTCAATGTTGCATGGGCCTAGCGATAAAacgtag